In Eupeodes corollae chromosome 3, idEupCoro1.1, whole genome shotgun sequence, a single genomic region encodes these proteins:
- the LOC129949116 gene encoding kinesin-like protein unc-104 isoform X6, producing MSSVKVAVRVRPFNSREISRESKCIIEMSGATTCIRNPKVPPNSNEANKQFNFDYSYWSHNPKDPEFSTQEMVYKDIGEEMLQHSFDGYNVCIFAYGQTGAGKSYTMMGKQEESQEGIIPMICKDLFQRIHDTETGELKYSVEVSYMEIYCERVRDLLNPKNKGNLRVREHPLLGPYVEDLSKLAVTDYQDIHDLIDEGNKARTVAATNMNETSSRSHAVFTIFFTQRRHDEMTDLTTEKVSKISLVDLAGSERADSTGAKGTRLKEGANINKSLTTLGKVISALAEIASKSKKSKKADFIPYRDSVLTWLLRENLGGNSKTAMIAAISPADINYDETLSTLRYADRAKQIVCKAIVNEDANAKLIRELKEEIQKLRDLLKAEGIEVQEGPDGKVVCEKRDPNKEEFNKNGNPNSDIKSPTKGRNRNGSTTDMAVDQLQASEKLIAELNETWEEKLKRTEAIRIQREAVFAEMGVAVKEDGITVGVFSPKKTPHLVNLNEDPNLSECLLYYIKDGITRLGTHEANVPQDIQLSGSHILKEHCTFENRNDSVTLIPHKDALVYLNGRKLVEPEVLVTGSRVILGKNHVFRYTHPEQAREIREKILSTNEAETEKAVTEETNQQVDWNFAQCELLEKQGIDLKAEMKKRLDTLEEQYKKEKMQADQEFEEQRKTYEARIDALQKQVMEQSMTMSIYSSCSPEDYQQDNIFENPLYDSCWNAREAGLAAWAFRKWRYHQFTSLRDDLWGNAIFLKEANAISVELKKKVQFQFTLLTDTLYSPLPPELIPNALTPIQGEDEFGAPPISKTIVAVEVTDTKNGATHYWSLEKLRQRLELMREMYHNEAELSPTSPDYNVESLTGGDPFYDRFPWFRMVGRSFVYLSNLLYPVPLVHKVAIVNERGDVRGYLRIAVQPVLDEESIDFNNGVKQSARLLFEEEAKPKYRSITDKEEQYIEGRLDTKIEEIEDADSGRGDSSVASECQEATDELAAHLQVGKEFTFRVTVLQATGISAEYADIFCQFNFLHRHEEAFSTEPVKNSASGAPLGFYHVQNITVPVTKSFIEYMKTQPIMFKIFGHYQNHPLHKDAKQEFVSRPPPRRMLPPSIPISQPVRSPKFGPLPCPPSSTVLAKHDVLVWFEICELAPNGEYVPSVVEHSDDLPCRGLFLLHQGIQRRIRITIVHEPTPEVKWKEINELVVGRIRSTPESSDDIDDDSCVLSLGLFPGELLDVPGDDRSFYRFEAAWDSSLHNSTLLNRVTQAGETIYITLSAYLELENCARPAIITKDLSMVIYGRDARTGPRSLKHLFSGQYRNPEANRLSGVYELSLRRASEAGSPGVQRRQRRVLDTSSTYVRGEENLHGWRPRGDSLIFDHQWELEKLTRLEEVGRVKHYLLLRERLGMDMNPNPTTKTEKDVCNLAARAGTSPVHMMISPSPQTPVRDPQQMIPDREYNQKEQELMLKCLKLIQGCYNNKPELTENSQSASDASPADEGCADMTASCISGNSLELCSPDRIDAPNGWEAPAPATQPALPLRLYVPELEEIRVSPVVARKGVLNVLEHGGSGWKKRWVTVRRPYVFIYKSEKDPVERAILNLATAQVECSEDQAAMVKIPNTFSVVTKHRGYLLQTLGDKEVHDWLYAINPLLAGQIRSRLARRTLETASQTQVTQNSNK from the exons ATGTCGTCTGTCAAAGTGGCGGTTCGAGTGCGACCCTTTAACTCGCGGGAAATTTCTCGAGAATCAAAATGCATTATTGAAATGAGTGGGGCTACTACAT GCATTCGGAATCCTAAAGTACCACCAAACTCAAATGAAGCCAATAAACAATTCAACTTTGATTATTCCTATTGGTCCCATAAT ccCAAAGATCCAGAGTTTTCCACTCAAGAAATGGTGTACAAGGATATTGGCGAGGAAATGCTCCAGCATTCATTCGATGGATACAATGTGTGCATATTTGCTTACGGGCAAACAGGTGCTGGGAAGTCCTATACCATGATGGGTAAACAGGAAGAAAGTCAAGAAGGTATCATCCCCATGATATGTAAGGATTTATTTCAAAGGATTCACGATACAGAAACCGGTGAATTAAAGTACTCG gtggaAGTTTCATATATGGAAATCTACTGTGAGAGGGTACGTGATTTATTGAACCCAAAAAATAAGGGCAATCTTCGCGTAAGGGAGCATCCCTTACTCGGGCCATATGTAGAAGATCTTTCTAAATTGGCTGTTACTGACTATCAAGACATTCACGATTTAATTGACGAAGGCAACAAAGCTAG AACTGTTGCAGCTACTAATATGAACGAAACTAGTTCAAGATCTCATGCTGTATTCACGATCTTTTTTACACAAAGAAGGCATGATGAAATGACTGACTTGACAACTGAAAAAGTTTCGAAAATAAGTCTGGTCGATTTGGCCGGATCAGAGCGAGCTGACTCAACTGGTGCCAAAGGCACACGTCTTAAGGAAGGTGCCAATATAAACAAATCACTAACGACTTTAGGAAAAGTCATTTCTGCTTTGGCCGAAATT gcttcaaaaagcaaaaaatcaaaaaaggcaGACTTTATTCCGTATCGCGACTCGGTTTTAACTTGGCTGTTACGTGAAAATTTAGGTGGAAACTCTAAGACCGCTATGATTGCTGCTATATCACCAGCTGATATTAATTATGATGAAACTCTCAGTACTTTACG ATATGCCGATCGAGCCAAACAGATTGTCTGCAAGGCTATTGTGAACGAAGATGCCAATGCCAAACTTATTCGGGAACTAAaggaagaaattcaaaaacttcGCGATCTCCTAAAAGCCGAAGGCATTGAAgttcaagaag ggCCAGATGGTAAAGTGGTTTGTGAGAAGCGAGATCCAAATA aggaagaatttaataaaaatggaaaccCGAATTCTGATATCAAGTCTCCTACTAAAGGACGTAATCGCAATGGATCAACAACAGATATGGCTGTTGACCAGCTTCAAGCCAGTGAGAAATTAATTGCAG AGCTTAATGAAACTTGGGAAGAGAAATTGAAACGCACAGAAGCTATACGTATCCAAAGGGAGGCTGTGTTTGCAGAAATGGGTGTTGCTGTTAAGGAAGATGGCATAACAGTTGGTGTTTTCTCACCAAAAAAAACACCCCATTTGGTCAACCTCAATGAAGATCCTAATTTATCTGAATGTCTTTTGTATTACATTAAAGATG gcATAACCAGACTTGGAACCCATGAAGCAAATGTACCCCAAGATATTCAACTATCTGGGTCTCACATTCTCAAAGAACATTGCACTTTTGAAAACCGTAACGATAGCGTCACACTGATCCCTCACAAAGATGCTTTGGTGTATTTGAATGGTCGAAAACTGGTAGAACCAGAGGTTCTCGTGACTGGTTCGCGTGTTATATTGGGAAAAAATCACGTTTTTAGATATACTCACCCTGAACAAGCCAGAGAAATCAGAGAAAAGATATTGTCTACAAATGAGGCAGAAACTGAAAAAGCAGTCACTGAAGAAACCAACCAACAGGTTGACTGGAATTTTGCTCAGTGTGAGTTATTAGAAAAACAAGGTATTGATCTGAAGgctgaaatgaaaaaaagattagATACACTGGAAGAACAATATAAGAAGGAAAAAATGCAAGCTGATCAAGAAtttgaagaacaaagaaag actTACGAAGCCCGAATTGATGCCCTTCAGAAACAAGTTATGGAACAGAGCATGACCATGTCGATATACAGCAGCTGCAGTCCAGAAGATTACCAGCAAGACAAcatatttg aaaatcctcTTTATGACTCTTGTTGGAATGCAAGAGAAGCTGGTCTAGCAGCTTGGGCATTCCGCAAGTGGCGCTATCACCAATTTACTTCCTTGCGTGATGATTTGTGGGGAAACgcaatatttttgaaggaaGCCAATGCAATTTCCGTAGAATTAAAGAAGAAA GTGCAGTTCCAGTTTACTCTTCTCACGGACACCCTTTACTCTCCACTTCCACCCGAACTTATACCAAATGCTCTGACACCTATACAAGGGGAGGACGAGTTCGGTGCACCACCTATTTCAAAGACAATTGTTGCCGTAGAAGTAACTGACACCAAAAACGGCGCAACACACTATTGGTCTTTGGAAAAATTACG GCAACGTTTGGAGCTAATGCGGGAAATGTACCACAATGAAGCCGAACTGAGTCCAACCTCTCCAGATTACAATGTTGAAAGCCTCACTGGTGGTGATCCGTTCTATGACCGTTTTCCATGGTTCCGAATGGTTGGTCgatcatttgtttatttaagtaatCTTCTTTACCCGGTTCCATTGGTTCACAAAGTGGCCATTGTTAACGAACGAGGCGACGTACGTGGATATTTAAGAATTGCCGTTCAGCCTGTTTTG gaTGAAGAAAGTATAGATTTTAATAACGGTGTTAAGCAGTCTGCTCGTCTACTCTTCGAAGAGGAAGCTAAGCCCAAATATCGTTCAATAACAGATAAAGAGGAACAATACATTGAAGGGAGATTAGATACCAAAATCGAAG AAATCGAAGATGCAGATTCTGGACGTGGTGATTCAAGTGTGGCATCCGAGTGCCAGGAGGCAACTGATGAACTGGCGGCACACCTTCAAGTAGGTAAAGAGTTCACATTCCGTGTAACAGTTTTACAAGCAACTGGAATAAGCGCTGAATATGCAGATATATTCTGTCAATTCAA tttcttgCATCGCCATGAGGAGGCATTTTCAACAGAACCTGTTAAGAACTCAGCGTCTGGTGCTCCACTTGGATTCTATCATGttcaaaat attactGTTCCAGTTACCAAATCTTTTATTGAATACATGAAAACCCAACCTATCATGTTTAAGATTTTCGGGCACTACCAAAATCATCCATTGCATAAGGATGCAAAACAGGAATTCGTTTCAAGACCACCACCAAGACGAATGCTTCCACCCAGTATACCAATTAGTCAGCCAGTTCGGAGTCCTAAATTTGGGCCGCTGCCATGTCCACCATCTTCAACAGTTCTGGCAAAACATGATGTCCTCGTATGGTTCGAGATATGTGAATTGGCACCAAACGGAGAATACGTACCATCA GTTGTAGAACATAGTGATGACCTTCCTTGCCGTGGTCTATTCTTATTGCATCAAGGCATACAGAGGCGTATTCGCATTACGATTGTTCACGAACCAACACCTGAGGTCAAATGGAAGGAAATTAACGAACTAGTAGTCGGCCGTATTAGAAGCACTCCTGAGTCTTCAGATGATATTGATGACGATTCGTGTGTCTTATCTCTGGGTCTGTTTCCCGGTGAATTATTGGATGTGCCTGGAGATGACAGATCATTCTATCGTTTCGAAGCTGCGTGGGATTCTAGCTTACACAATTCAACGCTTTTGAATCGTGTAACACAAGCTGGAGAAACTATTTATATAACTCTAAGTGCATACTTAGAG ttggaaAATTGTGCTCGCCCAGCAATAATTACCAAAGATCTGAGTATGGTCATTTATGGACGGGATGCTCGAACTGGACCACGCTCCTTAAAGCACTTATTCTCTGGACAATACCGTAATCCAGAAGCAAATAGATTATCTGGAGTTTATGAACTTTCTCTTCGGAGAGCATCTGAAGCAGGTAGTCCAG GAGTACAACGCCGACAGCGACGAGTTCTTGATACCAGTTCAACATATGTTCGTGGCGAAGAAAACCTACATGGTTGGAGACCACGCGGTGACTCTTTGATATTTGACCACCAATGGGAGCTTGAAAAGCTTACACGATTGGAAGAAGTTGGCCGCGTAAAACATTACCTTTTACTGCGAGAACGCTTGGGCATGGACATGAATCCCAATCCGaccacaaaaacagaaaaagatgtTTGTAATCTTGCTGCTAGAGCTGGAACCTCACCAGTTCATATGATGATTTCTCCTTCTCCACAAACACCTGTCAGAGATCCTCAGCAAATGATACCAGATAGAGAATACAACCAAAAGGAACAAGAATTAATGCTCAAATGTTTAAAGTTGATACAGG GATGTTACAACAACAAACCTGAACTGACAGAAAACTCTCAATCAGCATCTGATGCATCACCAGCTGATGAAGGATGTGCTGATATGACCGCCAGTTGCATTTCAGGCAACTCTCTCGA GCTTTGTTCTCCAGACCGAATAGACGCACCAAATGGCTGGGAAGCACCAGCTCCAGCAACCCAGCCTGCACTTCCCTTAAGACTTTATGTACCCGAATTGGAAGAAATTCGAGTGAGTCCAGTTGTTGCACGGAAGGGTGTTCTTAATGTCTTAGAGCATGGTGGATCCGGTTGGAAGAAACGCTGGGTG acTGTTCGCCGcccttatgtttttatttataaatcagaaaaagaCCCTGTTGAGAGGGCAATACTCAATTTGGCTACAGCACAAGTAGAATGTAGTGAAGATCAAGCAGCTATGGTCAAAATTCCAAATACATTCAG TGTTGTAACAAAGCATCGTGGGTATCTTTTACAAACACTTGGCGACAAGGAAGTTCATGATTGGTTGTACGCTATAAATCCTTTATTAGCTGGACAAATAAG GTCAAGACTGGCACGACGAACACTAGAGACTGCATCCCAAACGCAAGTTActcaaaattcaaacaaatga
- the LOC129949116 gene encoding kinesin-like protein unc-104 isoform X7: protein MSSVKVAVRVRPFNSREISRESKCIIEMSGATTCIRNPKVPPNSNEANKQFNFDYSYWSHNPKDPEFSTQEMVYKDIGEEMLQHSFDGYNVCIFAYGQTGAGKSYTMMGKQEESQEGIIPMICKDLFQRIHDTETGELKYSVEVSYMEIYCERVRDLLNPKNKGNLRVREHPLLGPYVEDLSKLAVTDYQDIHDLIDEGNKARTVAATNMNETSSRSHAVFTIFFTQRRHDEMTDLTTEKVSKISLVDLAGSERADSTGAKGTRLKEGANINKSLTTLGKVISALAEIASKSKKSKKADFIPYRDSVLTWLLRENLGGNSKTAMIAAISPADINYDETLSTLRYADRAKQIVCKAIVNEDANAKLIRELKEEIQKLRDLLKAEGIEVQEEEEFNKNGNPNSDIKSPTKGRNRNGSTTDMAVDQLQASEKLIAELNETWEEKLKRTEAIRIQREAVFAEMGVAVKEDGITVGVFSPKKTPHLVNLNEDPNLSECLLYYIKDGITRLGTHEANVPQDIQLSGSHILKEHCTFENRNDSVTLIPHKDALVYLNGRKLVEPEVLVTGSRVILGKNHVFRYTHPEQAREIREKILSTNEAETEKAVTEETNQQVDWNFAQCELLEKQGIDLKAEMKKRLDTLEEQYKKEKMQADQEFEEQRKTYEARIDALQKQVMEQSMTMSIYSSCSPEDYQQDNIFENPLYDSCWNAREAGLAAWAFRKWRYHQFTSLRDDLWGNAIFLKEANAISVELKKKVQFQFTLLTDTLYSPLPPELIPNALTPIQGEDEFGAPPISKTIVAVEVTDTKNGATHYWSLEKLRQRLELMREMYHNEAELSPTSPDYNVESLTGGDPFYDRFPWFRMVGRSFVYLSNLLYPVPLVHKVAIVNERGDVRGYLRIAVQPVLDEESIDFNNGVKQSARLLFEEEAKPKYRSITDKEEQYIEGRLDTKIEEIEDADSGRGDSSVASECQEATDELAAHLQVGKEFTFRVTVLQATGISAEYADIFCQFNFLHRHEEAFSTEPVKNSASGAPLGFYHVQNITVPVTKSFIEYMKTQPIMFKIFGHYQNHPLHKDAKQEFVSRPPPRRMLPPSIPISQPVRSPKFGPLPCPPSSTVLAKHDVLVWFEICELAPNGEYVPSVVEHSDDLPCRGLFLLHQGIQRRIRITIVHEPTPEVKWKEINELVVGRIRSTPESSDDIDDDSCVLSLGLFPGELLDVPGDDRSFYRFEAAWDSSLHNSTLLNRVTQAGETIYITLSAYLELENCARPAIITKDLSMVIYGRDARTGPRSLKHLFSGQYRNPEANRLSGVYELSLRRASEAGSPGVQRRQRRVLDTSSTYVRGEENLHGWRPRGDSLIFDHQWELEKLTRLEEVGRVKHYLLLRERLGMDMNPNPTTKTEKDVCNLAARAGTSPVHMMISPSPQTPVRDPQQMIPDREYNQKEQELMLKCLKLIQGCYNNKPELTENSQSASDASPADEGCADMTASCISGNSLELCSPDRIDAPNGWEAPAPATQPALPLRLYVPELEEIRVSPVVARKGVLNVLEHGGSGWKKRWVTVRRPYVFIYKSEKDPVERAILNLATAQVECSEDQAAMVKIPNTFSVVTKHRGYLLQTLGDKEVHDWLYAINPLLAGQIRSRLARRTLETASQTQVTQNSNK, encoded by the exons ATGTCGTCTGTCAAAGTGGCGGTTCGAGTGCGACCCTTTAACTCGCGGGAAATTTCTCGAGAATCAAAATGCATTATTGAAATGAGTGGGGCTACTACAT GCATTCGGAATCCTAAAGTACCACCAAACTCAAATGAAGCCAATAAACAATTCAACTTTGATTATTCCTATTGGTCCCATAAT ccCAAAGATCCAGAGTTTTCCACTCAAGAAATGGTGTACAAGGATATTGGCGAGGAAATGCTCCAGCATTCATTCGATGGATACAATGTGTGCATATTTGCTTACGGGCAAACAGGTGCTGGGAAGTCCTATACCATGATGGGTAAACAGGAAGAAAGTCAAGAAGGTATCATCCCCATGATATGTAAGGATTTATTTCAAAGGATTCACGATACAGAAACCGGTGAATTAAAGTACTCG gtggaAGTTTCATATATGGAAATCTACTGTGAGAGGGTACGTGATTTATTGAACCCAAAAAATAAGGGCAATCTTCGCGTAAGGGAGCATCCCTTACTCGGGCCATATGTAGAAGATCTTTCTAAATTGGCTGTTACTGACTATCAAGACATTCACGATTTAATTGACGAAGGCAACAAAGCTAG AACTGTTGCAGCTACTAATATGAACGAAACTAGTTCAAGATCTCATGCTGTATTCACGATCTTTTTTACACAAAGAAGGCATGATGAAATGACTGACTTGACAACTGAAAAAGTTTCGAAAATAAGTCTGGTCGATTTGGCCGGATCAGAGCGAGCTGACTCAACTGGTGCCAAAGGCACACGTCTTAAGGAAGGTGCCAATATAAACAAATCACTAACGACTTTAGGAAAAGTCATTTCTGCTTTGGCCGAAATT gcttcaaaaagcaaaaaatcaaaaaaggcaGACTTTATTCCGTATCGCGACTCGGTTTTAACTTGGCTGTTACGTGAAAATTTAGGTGGAAACTCTAAGACCGCTATGATTGCTGCTATATCACCAGCTGATATTAATTATGATGAAACTCTCAGTACTTTACG ATATGCCGATCGAGCCAAACAGATTGTCTGCAAGGCTATTGTGAACGAAGATGCCAATGCCAAACTTATTCGGGAACTAAaggaagaaattcaaaaacttcGCGATCTCCTAAAAGCCGAAGGCATTGAAgttcaagaag aggaagaatttaataaaaatggaaaccCGAATTCTGATATCAAGTCTCCTACTAAAGGACGTAATCGCAATGGATCAACAACAGATATGGCTGTTGACCAGCTTCAAGCCAGTGAGAAATTAATTGCAG AGCTTAATGAAACTTGGGAAGAGAAATTGAAACGCACAGAAGCTATACGTATCCAAAGGGAGGCTGTGTTTGCAGAAATGGGTGTTGCTGTTAAGGAAGATGGCATAACAGTTGGTGTTTTCTCACCAAAAAAAACACCCCATTTGGTCAACCTCAATGAAGATCCTAATTTATCTGAATGTCTTTTGTATTACATTAAAGATG gcATAACCAGACTTGGAACCCATGAAGCAAATGTACCCCAAGATATTCAACTATCTGGGTCTCACATTCTCAAAGAACATTGCACTTTTGAAAACCGTAACGATAGCGTCACACTGATCCCTCACAAAGATGCTTTGGTGTATTTGAATGGTCGAAAACTGGTAGAACCAGAGGTTCTCGTGACTGGTTCGCGTGTTATATTGGGAAAAAATCACGTTTTTAGATATACTCACCCTGAACAAGCCAGAGAAATCAGAGAAAAGATATTGTCTACAAATGAGGCAGAAACTGAAAAAGCAGTCACTGAAGAAACCAACCAACAGGTTGACTGGAATTTTGCTCAGTGTGAGTTATTAGAAAAACAAGGTATTGATCTGAAGgctgaaatgaaaaaaagattagATACACTGGAAGAACAATATAAGAAGGAAAAAATGCAAGCTGATCAAGAAtttgaagaacaaagaaag actTACGAAGCCCGAATTGATGCCCTTCAGAAACAAGTTATGGAACAGAGCATGACCATGTCGATATACAGCAGCTGCAGTCCAGAAGATTACCAGCAAGACAAcatatttg aaaatcctcTTTATGACTCTTGTTGGAATGCAAGAGAAGCTGGTCTAGCAGCTTGGGCATTCCGCAAGTGGCGCTATCACCAATTTACTTCCTTGCGTGATGATTTGTGGGGAAACgcaatatttttgaaggaaGCCAATGCAATTTCCGTAGAATTAAAGAAGAAA GTGCAGTTCCAGTTTACTCTTCTCACGGACACCCTTTACTCTCCACTTCCACCCGAACTTATACCAAATGCTCTGACACCTATACAAGGGGAGGACGAGTTCGGTGCACCACCTATTTCAAAGACAATTGTTGCCGTAGAAGTAACTGACACCAAAAACGGCGCAACACACTATTGGTCTTTGGAAAAATTACG GCAACGTTTGGAGCTAATGCGGGAAATGTACCACAATGAAGCCGAACTGAGTCCAACCTCTCCAGATTACAATGTTGAAAGCCTCACTGGTGGTGATCCGTTCTATGACCGTTTTCCATGGTTCCGAATGGTTGGTCgatcatttgtttatttaagtaatCTTCTTTACCCGGTTCCATTGGTTCACAAAGTGGCCATTGTTAACGAACGAGGCGACGTACGTGGATATTTAAGAATTGCCGTTCAGCCTGTTTTG gaTGAAGAAAGTATAGATTTTAATAACGGTGTTAAGCAGTCTGCTCGTCTACTCTTCGAAGAGGAAGCTAAGCCCAAATATCGTTCAATAACAGATAAAGAGGAACAATACATTGAAGGGAGATTAGATACCAAAATCGAAG AAATCGAAGATGCAGATTCTGGACGTGGTGATTCAAGTGTGGCATCCGAGTGCCAGGAGGCAACTGATGAACTGGCGGCACACCTTCAAGTAGGTAAAGAGTTCACATTCCGTGTAACAGTTTTACAAGCAACTGGAATAAGCGCTGAATATGCAGATATATTCTGTCAATTCAA tttcttgCATCGCCATGAGGAGGCATTTTCAACAGAACCTGTTAAGAACTCAGCGTCTGGTGCTCCACTTGGATTCTATCATGttcaaaat attactGTTCCAGTTACCAAATCTTTTATTGAATACATGAAAACCCAACCTATCATGTTTAAGATTTTCGGGCACTACCAAAATCATCCATTGCATAAGGATGCAAAACAGGAATTCGTTTCAAGACCACCACCAAGACGAATGCTTCCACCCAGTATACCAATTAGTCAGCCAGTTCGGAGTCCTAAATTTGGGCCGCTGCCATGTCCACCATCTTCAACAGTTCTGGCAAAACATGATGTCCTCGTATGGTTCGAGATATGTGAATTGGCACCAAACGGAGAATACGTACCATCA GTTGTAGAACATAGTGATGACCTTCCTTGCCGTGGTCTATTCTTATTGCATCAAGGCATACAGAGGCGTATTCGCATTACGATTGTTCACGAACCAACACCTGAGGTCAAATGGAAGGAAATTAACGAACTAGTAGTCGGCCGTATTAGAAGCACTCCTGAGTCTTCAGATGATATTGATGACGATTCGTGTGTCTTATCTCTGGGTCTGTTTCCCGGTGAATTATTGGATGTGCCTGGAGATGACAGATCATTCTATCGTTTCGAAGCTGCGTGGGATTCTAGCTTACACAATTCAACGCTTTTGAATCGTGTAACACAAGCTGGAGAAACTATTTATATAACTCTAAGTGCATACTTAGAG ttggaaAATTGTGCTCGCCCAGCAATAATTACCAAAGATCTGAGTATGGTCATTTATGGACGGGATGCTCGAACTGGACCACGCTCCTTAAAGCACTTATTCTCTGGACAATACCGTAATCCAGAAGCAAATAGATTATCTGGAGTTTATGAACTTTCTCTTCGGAGAGCATCTGAAGCAGGTAGTCCAG GAGTACAACGCCGACAGCGACGAGTTCTTGATACCAGTTCAACATATGTTCGTGGCGAAGAAAACCTACATGGTTGGAGACCACGCGGTGACTCTTTGATATTTGACCACCAATGGGAGCTTGAAAAGCTTACACGATTGGAAGAAGTTGGCCGCGTAAAACATTACCTTTTACTGCGAGAACGCTTGGGCATGGACATGAATCCCAATCCGaccacaaaaacagaaaaagatgtTTGTAATCTTGCTGCTAGAGCTGGAACCTCACCAGTTCATATGATGATTTCTCCTTCTCCACAAACACCTGTCAGAGATCCTCAGCAAATGATACCAGATAGAGAATACAACCAAAAGGAACAAGAATTAATGCTCAAATGTTTAAAGTTGATACAGG GATGTTACAACAACAAACCTGAACTGACAGAAAACTCTCAATCAGCATCTGATGCATCACCAGCTGATGAAGGATGTGCTGATATGACCGCCAGTTGCATTTCAGGCAACTCTCTCGA GCTTTGTTCTCCAGACCGAATAGACGCACCAAATGGCTGGGAAGCACCAGCTCCAGCAACCCAGCCTGCACTTCCCTTAAGACTTTATGTACCCGAATTGGAAGAAATTCGAGTGAGTCCAGTTGTTGCACGGAAGGGTGTTCTTAATGTCTTAGAGCATGGTGGATCCGGTTGGAAGAAACGCTGGGTG acTGTTCGCCGcccttatgtttttatttataaatcagaaaaagaCCCTGTTGAGAGGGCAATACTCAATTTGGCTACAGCACAAGTAGAATGTAGTGAAGATCAAGCAGCTATGGTCAAAATTCCAAATACATTCAG TGTTGTAACAAAGCATCGTGGGTATCTTTTACAAACACTTGGCGACAAGGAAGTTCATGATTGGTTGTACGCTATAAATCCTTTATTAGCTGGACAAATAAG GTCAAGACTGGCACGACGAACACTAGAGACTGCATCCCAAACGCAAGTTActcaaaattcaaacaaatga